The DNA region ATAACTAAATATTGTAACTACAAAAATCTCATTGGACCAAGTATTTTTATGCCTTCAGATAAATGAAGTTAAAATCTTGGCTCCTTTCTGCTACAAATGGTCAGAAATTGCCAACTTGATTAATGCACCGATCAAAAATTGTAAAACTTCCAGATACTTTTATTGGGCTGTGAGTGAAATAGCCAAAATTGATAGCACCATTcactgattttatttaaaaaaaaaacaatttagaaccTTTTGGGCAATGGGACTATACAAATGGAAGGTCTAAAATAagagctagatggcacagtggtcctggagtcaagaaaacctgagtattttaactccaggctcagacatttactagctaatggtgaccctgggcaagtctcaaccTTAACTGAGGAAATTCTATATTAGCaccttacctcccaaggttgttaacAACTGATACAGTTGTAAAAGTGCCTCCTACTGAAAcagtaggaactatataaatttttccatgctAAAAGTCAAGCTTTTAAGTGTGCTAGGCATTAATGTTAAACATtagggatacgaagaaaggcaaaacagtctctgttctcaaggagctcagtaaTGGACTACTAAAAACCTAAGAAAAGTGATTTTGTTACTAGTAAACAGTTATTCTATTACCCACATACTTCCTGTTGAGATAGCACTACTATGCATTCTTGGATTAATGTGGTGTTTCCCAAAATAGTCCTCAGAGCATTTGGAGACTTAAAAAGACAGAATTGGTAAAGGAAAGATTAgacacaaaacaaaattaaatctaTATGTAGAAATGTCCACAGGTAAAGATTTTAAGTTAAATATTTTATAGGAAAATGGTGTTAATATAAACTACAGGGAATCCCCTCCCTTCTTACTCCCCCACCCTCAATCATGGTGGCTTTGtatatcaatttttttgtttagtcatttcagtcatgtctgacttcatgaccatatttggggttttcttggagtgttttgccatttccttctccagatcattttatagatgaggaaactgaggcaaacagggttaagtgacttgcccagggtcacacagctagtaaggctggatctgagctcaggaagatgagtcttcctgacaacaGGCTTTAtacattgtaccacctacctgcttctAGATTAGAATAAAAAGATTGTCAGTAACTATTATAAAATCAAGCCAGCTTCCttctgaactaaaaaaaaaactacaaaactaATATTGgtgtttacatttctacaattAGCTTCGTTGGTCGATTTAAATCCCgtaaagaaagagaagcagaacttGGAGCTAGAGCAAAAGAGTTCACCAATGTTTACATCAAAAATTTTGGTGAAGACATGGATGATGAAAGACTGAAGGAGCTCTTTGGCAAGTTTGGTAATGTCTCTTATATTTCTTTATACTTACAAAGTTCCAAggtacaattttaatttttattgttataaaaaATTACATGGTGTGTTACAATATAGTTCTTAAGTTTAGATtataatttatactataataaGCTCTTAGGTTAAAGTAGCATTTTAGTCTAGTGAAATATCCTTGTACATGATTCTAATTAAGAATAAGAAATCTGTTGATACCAACAGCAGTGAATGATTGGATCCAGGCTAGTTACTGAGAAATATTCTAGCACTAGTTGGAGGGAGTTATGGATAGCTTAAGCAGTAATGGTATTTAAGCCAGGGATTTAAGTATTTTGAGATAACGTTAGTTTTAAAGTTAGAAGTCATTGTGTTTACATGTTGTCCTTCATTTAGAAAGTCAGTGCTTCTGGTGTTAGGGCATGTACTATGAATTTTGCACTAGGCATAGTAAATTTGTGGCCACATTTTGAGCAATGATGGCATATTTTCCATAAACGCTCTTGTCTGCCATGCTTTCACATAACTTTCTACTAGTCCTGAAAAGCTTGGACCATCTTGACATTTTAAGCTTGTGAAAATGTTGTTTCTTATCCATCATTTGTCCTTTCTTACTATAGGAAGCCATACAGGTTtgaaagtttttggttttttgttaacCTGGGTGTACCTAATATTCTACAGCATGGTGGAGTGGATAAAAGAACTGACTTTGGACTCAGAAACAGCTAGTTTCTCGGTCTTGTCCCTAACACATGCTAGCTTAGTTTCTGAAATCTGTTCTAAGTGGAAACAGGTGGCTTTTAGAGAAGAGTATCTATAAAGAATCATACAGGAGAGCAGTCTTTTAGTATTAGAGCTTCCTGTGATCTTCAATATTCAGAAGAAAAgccaagttttattttttcatacttaATTTTAAATCAGTTACCAGTTTTTGAATAGTTTTGGAGTACTgtgttaaatttttcttttaaaggaccTGCTTTAAGTGTAAAAGTAATGACTGATGAAAGTGGAAAATCCAAAGGTTTTGGctttgtgagctttgaaagacATGAAGATGCACAAAAAGTAAGGCTTAAATTTTCTCAAATTATGACCATCTTGTATGCAAATAGAGTACAAATAgtctctgaaaggaaaaaaaagggggtatTGTGGTATTTTATTCCTGACTGTGGCATCCAAGTTAGCAGGTACTCTGAAAACTGCTGTTACATTTCTGCATGCATATATTTTACGAGAAATAGATTTTGAGGAGTTTGTGTGATGTCTAtaaatttgagattttttttagtgACAGAACAAACTTTGTCCACTGATATTGAAAGTAGACAAATTGATCATTCTCAACCAGTTTATCGGACTACCACATGGATCTaaagtcctttatctctgtgATCTTCAAGGCTGTAGATGAGATGAATGGaaaagaactgaatggaaaaCAAATTTATGTTGGCCGAGCCCAGAAAAAAGTGGAAAGACAGACGGAACTCAAGCGCAAATTTGAACAAATGAAGCAGGATAGGATCACCAGATACCAGGTTTGagtttttctgtttcttagtTGACAGCATTAAGGCCAGGGTAGggaacatttttcttttgagctgaaaagaaaaatgaaactaaaaagcCACTATGGTAAAAATAAACTGCTTAGGGttgatttaatatatttttaagtatcccacttatatttaaaagtaatataGGAAGCTAAAATTAGTTATCTGGGTGGATGGAGTGAGGGGGGGATAAAGTGAGAAGTGACCAGTGAAATGACTGAGGAACATACTGAATAGATTTTCATGATGATCTCTTGAAATTTTCCCCAATAAAAGTATTTTAGACTATTGGCCTGATTAAATTAGGCATGAATATCCACTTTTAAACTCTTAATATCTGAAAACTTTTCCATAAATACTATTTATGCTTAGCTGCTTCTTTTTAGGGTGTTAACCTGTATGTGAAAAACCTTGATGATGGTATTGATGATGAGCGATTGCGAAAAGAGTTCTCACCATTTGGTACAATCACAAGTGCAAAGGTAAAGCTTTGGGTATTAGATTTTTCTAAGTAcgaaaaatgtttctttttgaaaaatggcATTTCTTatcatttgtgtgtatatatgtagatagatggatgggtggatacaAGTGAATTATCTAAGCACTCATCACAGTAGTAATGCAGTCAGACTAAATGCTCTccaaaaatacttttcaaaaacaGGTGTAGTAATCAAGTTCAAGCATAACTAATTAGATGTGTGATCAGTAAGCCTGCCTTCACCTTTGTTAGCTTCTAAGAAATGGCATTTATTGAGCTCTTGGGGATACTGAAAAAGGCGCCCCACTCCTTGCTCTTGAAAAGCTCAGTCTATATACAAAAAGTTAAACGCAAAATAGAGAATAAGAGGATAGCACTGGCATTAAAAGGGGTGTTGgtaaagacttcttgtagaaggtgggatttcagctgggacttgaaggaagccaggagacaaagaggagggaggagaacatTTTAGCCATGAAGGATGGGCaggaaatgcccagagtcaggagatgacaGTCACCTATGAGGAACAAACAGCAAGGAGGCAGCTGTTGCTAGACTGCACAGTACATGTGGTGAGTAAGGTgtaaaggctggaaaggtagggggctgggttataaagggctttgaatgaggaACAAACAGGATATTTattgtgtttgatcctagaggtgatttGAAGCcaaaggggagaggacaggaggaGGGATTTGTGCCTTAGGAAGggcaatttgacagctgagtgaagaatTGACTAGTGGCTCAAGACTCAAAGCAGGGAGACCCAACCAGCAGGCTGTCCAGGCATAGGATGTCATGGTAGTgttagaggagaggaagggagcacATGCTATAAAAATCATAGGACTTGACAGCTGATTGGATAATGGGGGATGAGTGAATAAAGtcaggggagggtttgggggtgggggaataggtggttcagttttggacatgttgatatCTAGGGGATAGCCAGTTTGAGGTGTCTTTGATAGGCAGCTGGAGATAGGAGTATAATGGAGGTTAGGAAAGTGAGTAGGGCTGAGAGTCGTCTGCAGACAGATAATTGAAACTAGGAGTTGGGAAGCTAAAGTAAAATAGCATAGAGGAAGATGAGACTCAGGACAGCTTTGGGGAGGTCCCCAACCCCCATGATCATCAGAACATGATGGTGGAAGAAGACAGgtcaggtaggagaaccaggagagagcaatgttgaccaaaaaaatgaaagttcaAACAGTGTGATTAATGTGGCATGGCAATTTAATTTTGCAAAAGGCAATAACTTATGAGAACTTTAacaataaaacacacacataccagGCTGTGATAAGAGCAAGTGGCTGCTTGTTCTAAAGTAAGAGGTTCTTAACTTTGCCCCACTTTAGTAGTCCGAAGCCTGTGGAACCCTTtgagaatgttttaaaatacataaaacaggaacctaaggtggtgcagtggacagagtgctggacctggagttcaggaagacctgaattaaaatctgttCTCAGgttcttagctatgtgatcctgaccaAGTGTACCCATTTCCTCATCactctataaaatgggcataggAATTATAtatacctcttagggttgttatgaggagaaaatgagatatttacagagcgctttgcaaaacttaaaaggTAATACAGATTTATAGATTATGtaaaaatacatagtattaaAAAGGATTTCCATTTGTtaataaatagtaatttttttaaagttcttagaCTATCGGTTAAGAACCTGATACAAGGTAAATGCTTCAGAGGAGTCTGGTTCTGATAACGTCTCATTTTGCCCTTGGACAGTAGAGCACAGATTTTTGAATACTCATTTGTCATGTATAAATGAGTTAATAGAAATTTTGGTGAGCGCAGAAGGTACTAATAGGTATTGCAGGGAAGTCGTCAGGAGATCATGTGGTTAGGATaatcagaaaggagaaaagatgatAGCCTACTCTATTTGTGGTTCCATTTAAGGTACAGTGTTTGATTCTTATTTTTTCATGAAGTAGAGTAATTTACATGCTAGAGACCCGACACTTTCTAGTCTTCATTCTACAATGAAAAAATGCAcaggtttctgttttcttttgaggCTTGTATGTAAGTATAACTGCATCTCAAGCATTTTCCTTTAGTCCAGTATCTGAGGGCTTTGGTATATAAAGGTGTTTAAGTTGAAAGCTGAATAAACTTGAATGAAATTACCTTTTAAAAGGAAGCCTATGGTGACTCCATGTAAATTAGATGACAACCTCCTAACTTAGATGATACTCTAAATTTTCATAACTGGTACGGTTCACCTTAAGGCTTTATTTAGCCAGTGGTTTGGGGGGTATTTTGAAATAGAACAATCAAATCTTTgtgaacactaaaaaaaaaaggcaacttgGCTTGTTCATACCAACATTGACAGTTCCCTATGAACTTTGTTGGAAGGTTTGAAATAAATTGGAGTTGTCTGTAGTAAATTTGGACAAATTTCATTGGAACTGAGTACAtaatgaaaaatggatattcaatgaacaaaatctagttctttttttgaaaatatttgtctAAATGGTTATCCTTTTCCCCTCTCGTTCAACATACATTGTTATATTACTGATTCACAATTTATTACTAATCGACAAGAAGCAGATCATCTTGGGCTTTTCCCAGTTTGGGGGGTTAGCAGGAAAAAAAACGAACCTTAACTCTTGTCTTACAGGGCTAAACGTTGaatgttgtaaaaacaaaaacaaaacattgaatGTTGTAGAATACAAATGACTTGGAACATGTCTGCAATAAACCCCAGCGTGCAGTATCCAGGAACAGTGTAACATCATGTCATTAGTGGTTCCTGGGTATGGTGCAGTGACTAAGACCTacagtttttcatctttgtggcTGTGGGTGCAAGCATtcctcttaataaactttattacTAATTGACAGAGGAGGCAGCTTATCTTTGACTTTCCCCATATGGGGGCTTTTAGAGAAAAATAAACCTAAACCCCAAATGATGTACTGGGCTAAAAATAGGATGCAGAATACAAGTAACTTAATTATGGAAAGATAAACTCCCAGGGGTTTTGAACACACCTACAGTAAACCCCAGTATGCAGATCATCCAGAAGCAATAAATGACATATGATTAGTGGATCTTTGTATGATGTAATGAGCATTTGACCTGAGGTTCCCACAGTTTGTTAGCTCCCACTGACGTGAGCAACTTGGTCTCAGCCCCAATTTTGTAATtgtaaaaaataagattaaatacttaaaataatgaagaaatgagataatgtgtatagaGCCGTTTGTGCATGGGGTTGTTTAATTTCAGTGGTTTTGTGTTTCCCCCCCTCTTTCAACAAGGTGATGATGGAAGGTGGCCGCAGCAAAGGGTTTGGGTTTGTATGTTTCTCTTCGCCAGAGGAAGCCACCAAAGCAGTCACAGAAATGAATGGCAGGATTGTTGCCACTAAGCCATTGTATGTAGCTTTAGCCCAGCGCAAAGAGGAGCGGCAGGCTCACCTCACAAACCAGTATATGCAGAGAATGGCGAGCGTCAGAGCTGTGCCCAACCCTGTAATCAACCCCTATCAGCCTCCTTCAGGTTACTTCATGGCAGCTATTCCTCAGGTATGTACTGGAGAAGATACCTGCTTTGTTTGGTATATAACATTGATGTGAAGATGTTTTGGTTAAAGCTATAGATATTGATGGTGTATATTAGTACATTGTGAGTATTTCCATAGTAGAGGCATAGCATTTTGGAGATAGTGATTTGTGATGAGTGATTGGTTTAATTTTGTCCTGCAGACTCAGAACCGTGCTGCATACTATCCTGCTAGCCAAATTGCTCAACTCAGACCAAGTCCTCGCTGGACTGCTCAGGGTGCCAGACCTCATCGtaagcccccccaccccccgccccgctttaatcttttatatatgtatttagcaGTGGACATCATTAACAAGCTCTTCAAACTATCATGGTTAAAGGActtttattttcatgaaaataGTCATAATTTTTAGTTGCTCTACAAACCTGATTCAGTCCATTTAGTGATCTTCAGATGGAGTGTTAGGAATGTGTTGCTAGATAATAACTTGGTTTTGTAGTCCTCATGTGTTCACAATTCTTGACCATTCAAATATGAGGTAAATGAGACTGAGTTTTAAAGAACATAAAAAGGCATTCTCTTGATAATATGAGTAATACATGGCTGCATTTTTAAATTAGCATTCCAGAACATGCCCGGTGCTATCCGCCCAGCAGCTCCTAGGCCACCATTTAGTACAATGAGACCAGCTTCTTCACAGGTTCCACGAGTCATGTCAACACAGCGTGTTGGTGAGTGTTGCATAATCTTTGGGCTATAATAAATAGcaaaaaattagtattttttaCAGTTTAATTtcatgttaaatattttaaaatccttccctctcccttagcAAACACATCAACTCAGACAATGGGTCCACgtcctgcagctgctgctgctgcagctactCCTGCTGTCCGCACAGTTCCACAGTATAAGTATGCTGCAGGTGT from Trichosurus vulpecula isolate mTriVul1 chromosome 1, mTriVul1.pri, whole genome shotgun sequence includes:
- the PABPC1 gene encoding polyadenylate-binding protein 1; its protein translation is MNPSAPSYPMASLYVGDLHPDVTEAMLYEKFSPAGPILSIRVCRDMITRRSLGYAYVNFQQPADAERALDTMNFDVIKGKPVRIMWSQRDPSLRKSGVGNIFIKNLDKSIDNKALYDTFSAFGNILSCKVVCDENGSKGYGFVHFETQEAAERAIEKMNGMLLNDRKVFVGRFKSRKEREAELGARAKEFTNVYIKNFGEDMDDERLKELFGKFGPALSVKVMTDESGKSKGFGFVSFERHEDAQKAVDEMNGKELNGKQIYVGRAQKKVERQTELKRKFEQMKQDRITRYQGVNLYVKNLDDGIDDERLRKEFSPFGTITSAKVMMEGGRSKGFGFVCFSSPEEATKAVTEMNGRIVATKPLYVALAQRKEERQAHLTNQYMQRMASVRAVPNPVINPYQPPSGYFMAAIPQTQNRAAYYPASQIAQLRPSPRWTAQGARPHPFQNMPGAIRPAAPRPPFSTMRPASSQVPRVMSTQRVANTSTQTMGPRPAAAAAAATPAVRTVPQYKYAAGVRNPQQHLNAQPQVTMQQPAVHVQGQEPLTASMLASAPPQEQKQMLGERLFPLIQAMHPSLAGKITGMLLEIDNSELLHMLESPESLRSKVDEAVAVLQAHQAKEAAQKAVNSATGVPTV